Proteins encoded in a region of the bacterium genome:
- a CDS encoding ferritin: MLSKKMLAELNKQVGEELGSAYIYLSMSMWFETKNLRGMAGWMKKQFEEEVEHAEKFMDYINTRFGAVKLEAIGAPKHEWKSPLDAFETAYKHECHISACIHKLVDLARAEGDKATENFLQWFVEEQVEEEENTMNAVEMLKMAGDHVPALMMLDQIFGKRED; encoded by the coding sequence ATGCTTAGCAAAAAGATGCTCGCCGAGCTTAACAAGCAAGTCGGCGAAGAACTCGGTTCGGCCTACATCTACCTTTCGATGTCGATGTGGTTCGAGACCAAAAACCTGCGCGGTATGGCGGGATGGATGAAGAAGCAGTTCGAAGAGGAAGTCGAGCACGCGGAAAAGTTCATGGATTACATCAACACCCGGTTCGGAGCCGTGAAACTTGAAGCGATCGGCGCCCCCAAACACGAGTGGAAATCTCCACTGGACGCTTTTGAAACCGCCTACAAGCATGAGTGCCACATCTCGGCCTGCATCCATAAGCTGGTGGATTTGGCCAGGGCCGAGGGCGACAAGGCCACCGAAAACTTCCTTCAGTGGTTCGTGGAAGAGCAGGTGGAAGAGGAAGAAAACACCATGAACGCGGTCGAGATGCTCAAAATGGCGGGAGATCATGTACCCGCGCTGATGATGCTCGACCAGATTTTTGGCAAGCGTGAAGATTAA